Proteins from a genomic interval of Geodermatophilus obscurus DSM 43160:
- a CDS encoding zinc-binding dehydrogenase, which translates to MSRVVRSIGVVAPGEPAILDVEEPDPGPGQAWVRTEWSGVSAGTEVAIVRGTDPHHLLHWDPDLRSFDDAGPPAAYPVRGLGYMEVGRVTESRTPDLAEGQLVAMAYGHRTGVCADPSARPVVPVPDDLDPLLGVYLAQMGPICVNGLLHAAADAAGPGAGVDAGVRDRHVLVTGAGVIGLLSALLAVRHGAADVVVAEPSAERRAVAEALGLATLADDGSAWRAAKERWHHGRGDAGADVVLQCRGHDAALATGLKALRPQGTVVDLGFYQAGAEAVRLGEEFHHNGLAVVCAQIGRVPRGMADAWSRTALARVTLDLLRERGPEIRTHLVTDVLPFEEGPRLLADLAGRRLAAPPLQAVLAFPGA; encoded by the coding sequence GTGAGCCGGGTGGTCCGCAGCATCGGCGTCGTCGCGCCGGGGGAGCCGGCGATCCTGGACGTCGAGGAGCCCGACCCCGGCCCGGGGCAGGCGTGGGTGCGCACCGAGTGGAGCGGGGTGAGCGCCGGCACGGAGGTGGCGATCGTCCGCGGCACCGACCCGCACCACCTGCTGCACTGGGACCCCGACCTGCGCTCCTTCGACGACGCCGGCCCGCCCGCGGCCTATCCGGTCCGCGGGTTGGGCTACATGGAGGTCGGCCGGGTCACCGAGAGCCGCACCCCCGACCTCGCCGAGGGGCAGCTGGTGGCCATGGCCTACGGGCACCGCACCGGCGTCTGCGCCGACCCCTCGGCCAGGCCGGTGGTCCCGGTGCCCGACGACCTCGACCCGCTGCTCGGCGTCTACCTCGCGCAGATGGGGCCGATCTGCGTCAACGGGTTGCTGCACGCCGCGGCCGACGCCGCCGGGCCCGGCGCGGGCGTGGACGCCGGGGTGCGCGACCGGCACGTGCTGGTCACCGGCGCCGGCGTCATCGGGCTGCTGAGCGCGCTGCTCGCCGTCCGGCACGGCGCCGCCGACGTCGTCGTCGCCGAGCCCTCCGCCGAACGCCGGGCGGTCGCCGAGGCGCTGGGCCTGGCCACCCTGGCCGATGACGGGTCCGCGTGGCGCGCGGCCAAGGAGCGCTGGCACCACGGGCGGGGGGACGCCGGCGCCGACGTCGTCCTGCAGTGCCGGGGCCACGACGCCGCGCTCGCCACCGGGCTCAAGGCGCTGCGCCCGCAGGGCACCGTCGTCGACCTGGGCTTCTACCAGGCCGGCGCCGAGGCGGTGCGGCTCGGCGAGGAGTTCCACCACAACGGCCTGGCGGTGGTCTGCGCGCAGATCGGCCGGGTGCCGCGCGGCATGGCCGACGCCTGGTCGCGGACGGCGCTGGCGCGGGTCACGCTGGACCTGCTGCGCGAGCGGGGTCCGGAGATCCGCACCCACCTGGTCACCGACGTCCTGCCGTTCGAGGAGGGGCCGCGGCTGCTGGCCGACCTCGCCGGCCGCCGGCTGGCCGCCCCACCGCTGCAGGCGGTGCTTGCCTTCCCGGGCGCCTGA
- a CDS encoding glycosyltransferase: MRVLLVGNHWTEGPGGAETMLVLTADLLRAAGHEVVPFAVAEERTLPTPVRDRLPVAAGAGARTRFGEAWAGTWSPRAHRALLQVVDEVRPDVAHVHHVFERLTVSVLDALQRRGVPTVMTLHDYKPVCPNFRLFTDGAPCTRCLSGGYWQVVRHRCLEGSRWRSVAAAADAYASRGRGVYDRVEHFLAPSDFLRDRVVDGGLPADRVEVLPNPVVAAPGPRPARAEPPTVLYASRLVAEKGVDTLLDAAARLPAGVRVRLAGSGRLERAVRSRVAAERLPVDVLGPLPPSEVAAELRAAAVAVLPALWWENCPMAVLEAAAQGVPVVATAVGGIPELVDDGSTGLLVPPGDAGALAGALTRLLDRPDEAERMGRAGWARVRARHDPEGHVAALQEVYRRVAR; the protein is encoded by the coding sequence GTGCGGGTCCTGCTGGTCGGCAACCACTGGACCGAGGGTCCCGGCGGTGCGGAGACGATGCTGGTGCTCACCGCGGACCTGCTGCGCGCCGCCGGGCACGAGGTGGTGCCGTTCGCCGTCGCCGAGGAGCGGACGCTGCCGACGCCGGTGCGCGACCGGCTGCCGGTCGCGGCGGGCGCCGGCGCGCGCACCCGGTTCGGGGAGGCGTGGGCCGGCACCTGGTCGCCGCGGGCCCACCGGGCGCTCCTGCAGGTCGTCGACGAGGTGCGGCCGGACGTCGCGCACGTGCACCACGTCTTCGAGCGGCTGACCGTCTCGGTGCTCGACGCGCTGCAGCGCCGGGGCGTGCCGACGGTGATGACGCTGCACGACTACAAGCCGGTCTGCCCCAACTTCCGGCTGTTCACCGACGGTGCGCCGTGCACCCGCTGCCTGTCCGGCGGGTACTGGCAGGTGGTGCGGCACCGCTGCCTGGAGGGCTCGCGGTGGCGGTCGGTGGCGGCCGCGGCCGACGCCTACGCCTCCCGGGGCCGCGGCGTCTACGACCGGGTGGAGCACTTCCTCGCGCCGAGCGACTTCCTCCGCGACCGGGTGGTCGACGGCGGGCTGCCGGCCGACCGGGTGGAGGTGCTGCCCAACCCGGTGGTGGCCGCGCCCGGGCCCCGGCCGGCCCGGGCCGAGCCGCCGACGGTGCTGTACGCCTCCCGGCTCGTCGCGGAGAAGGGCGTGGACACCCTGCTGGACGCCGCCGCCCGGCTGCCGGCTGGCGTGCGGGTGCGGCTGGCCGGGTCCGGGCGACTGGAGCGGGCGGTGCGGTCCCGGGTCGCCGCGGAGCGGCTGCCGGTCGACGTCCTGGGCCCGCTGCCGCCGTCGGAGGTCGCCGCCGAGCTGCGGGCCGCGGCGGTCGCCGTCCTGCCGGCGCTGTGGTGGGAGAACTGCCCGATGGCCGTGCTGGAGGCCGCCGCGCAGGGGGTGCCGGTGGTCGCCACGGCGGTGGGCGGCATCCCCGAACTGGTGGACGACGGCTCGACCGGGTTGCTCGTGCCGCCGGGGGACGCCGGCGCGCTGGCCGGCGCGCTGACCCGGCTGCTCGACCGGCCCGACGAGGCCGAGCGGATGGGCCGGGCCGGGTGGGCTCGGGTACGCGCGCGGCACGACCCGGAGGGGCACGTCGCGGCGCTGCAGGAGGTCTATCGGCGTGTCGCGCGGTGA
- a CDS encoding DinB family protein, whose translation MTPEDDRTEAPLVGDEVPLLTGFLDFQRQTLAWKCAGLSPQQLATRAVATSDLTLLGMVRHLAAVETGWLVGFGGLPYDVWPDVIRDRDEQFRVDPATVTQEDVDAAWATWHAVTDAVGTVVDQLPLDTADRPWGRDDEFSLRWILLHLVEEYARHNGHADLLREALDGATGE comes from the coding sequence GTGACGCCCGAGGACGACCGCACCGAGGCCCCACTGGTCGGGGACGAGGTCCCGCTGCTGACCGGCTTCCTGGACTTCCAGCGGCAGACGCTGGCCTGGAAGTGCGCGGGGCTCTCGCCGCAGCAGCTGGCGACCCGCGCCGTCGCCACCTCCGACCTCACCCTGCTCGGCATGGTGCGCCACCTCGCAGCCGTCGAGACCGGCTGGCTGGTCGGCTTCGGTGGGCTGCCGTACGACGTGTGGCCGGACGTGATCCGGGACCGCGACGAGCAGTTCCGGGTCGACCCCGCGACCGTCACGCAGGAGGACGTCGACGCGGCCTGGGCGACCTGGCACGCCGTCACCGACGCGGTCGGCACGGTGGTCGACCAGCTCCCGCTCGACACCGCGGACCGGCCGTGGGGCCGCGACGACGAGTTCTCCCTGCGCTGGATCCTGCTCCACCTGGTCGAGGAGTACGCCCGGCACAACGGCCACGCCGACCTGCTGCGCGAGGCCCTCGACGGCGCCACCGGCGAGTAG
- a CDS encoding competence protein CoiA family protein: MSIELRWAVTDGPAGTAAVTLPEDRAAVRALGLHRGSGFWCSREAGGCGGRLVLEVREGARPHFRHWGDVRCSFPGSDAGPAYEHLRYRRAVAAWLAAQGLRPRLEEVPGPPGSGGLHVLVAEVGAAVEVQLSPLPDTAWRERDDRYRRRVRHVTWLYGPAAEAAADTELAVRGVAYAVRRHNTGLLVGVRDVDGGTRWVRLGACRLTADGFEAPGAAEARALHVRRAAARREAARRAARCAERAASGPRDHPRVEAPPLLPFPA, encoded by the coding sequence GTGTCGATCGAGCTGCGCTGGGCGGTGACCGACGGGCCGGCGGGGACCGCTGCCGTCACGCTGCCCGAGGACCGGGCCGCCGTCCGGGCGCTCGGCCTGCACCGCGGCAGCGGCTTCTGGTGCTCCCGGGAGGCCGGTGGGTGCGGCGGCCGGCTCGTCCTGGAGGTCCGGGAGGGTGCCCGGCCGCACTTCCGCCACTGGGGTGACGTGCGCTGCTCCTTTCCCGGGTCCGACGCCGGGCCGGCGTACGAGCACCTCCGCTACCGGCGTGCGGTGGCGGCGTGGCTCGCCGCGCAGGGGCTCCGGCCGCGGCTCGAGGAGGTCCCGGGTCCGCCCGGGAGCGGCGGCCTGCACGTCCTCGTGGCCGAGGTCGGCGCCGCGGTGGAGGTGCAGCTGTCACCTCTGCCGGACACCGCCTGGCGCGAGCGCGACGACCGGTACCGCAGGCGGGTCCGGCACGTGACCTGGCTCTACGGGCCCGCGGCCGAGGCGGCAGCGGACACCGAGCTGGCCGTGCGCGGCGTCGCCTACGCGGTGCGCCGCCACAACACGGGCCTGCTGGTCGGCGTCCGCGACGTCGACGGCGGCACGCGCTGGGTGCGGCTCGGCGCCTGCCGCCTCACCGCCGACGGGTTCGAGGCACCCGGCGCCGCGGAGGCCCGGGCGCTGCACGTCCGGCGCGCGGCCGCCCGGCGGGAGGCGGCGCGCCGTGCCGCCCGGTGTGCGGAGCGGGCGGCATCGGGGCCGCGGGACCACCCCCGGGTCGAGGCGCCGCCCCTCCTCCCGTTCCCCGCGTAG
- a CDS encoding glycosyltransferase has product MTAVGVLVPVYDQAAFLPRALEGLLAQDLADWTALVLDDGSPDAAAVDDVVRGLGDPRLRLLRRPANRGLGATLNSGLDALDTPLVAYLPADDCWSPGHLAALLRRLAEPDVVLARSGLAEPSGTAYEQLVQVAHRVTTDRWTERPELESDDLGRLMWDRLRARGRTADTGRATCSWTRHPGQRSAALRESRDGGLNVFRSRYRVREPLRFASSDGGEVDEVARYARFRSRSYPPAADGLSVLVVGELALNPERVLTLAGRGHSLTGLWTTNGLGDSTVGPLPFGHVPDLDRDRWRSAVAELAPDVVWAQLNWRAVPLAHAVQSAFPQLPFVWTFKEAPQRSTVRGEWPLLAELVCRADASLFATEEERDWFALALSGRVDPARLGVLDGDLPPRDWLDAPRSPRLSDRDGQPHTVVAGRPSGLDLDWVLALAARGVHTHLYGQVRAPGPKGSWTGWLDAALAAAPGFVHVHPPVGPEAWVRELSRYDAGWLHRFDSANDGDLRRATWDDLNSPARLPVYLAAGLPLLQQANPGSLVSVERVLRRDGTGLFYRDADDVAAVLAGELASRRGAAAALAVREQHTFDAHADRVVDLFRSVAR; this is encoded by the coding sequence GTGACGGCGGTCGGCGTGCTCGTCCCCGTGTACGACCAGGCCGCGTTCCTGCCCCGCGCGCTGGAGGGGCTGCTCGCCCAGGACCTCGCCGACTGGACGGCGCTGGTGCTCGACGACGGCTCGCCGGACGCCGCCGCGGTGGACGACGTGGTGCGCGGGCTGGGCGACCCCCGGCTGCGGCTGCTGCGCCGGCCGGCCAACCGCGGGCTCGGCGCGACGCTGAACTCCGGGCTCGACGCGCTGGACACCCCGCTGGTCGCCTACCTGCCGGCCGACGACTGCTGGTCGCCCGGCCACCTCGCGGCGCTGCTGCGGCGCCTGGCCGAGCCGGACGTCGTCCTGGCGCGGTCCGGGCTCGCCGAGCCCTCGGGCACCGCGTACGAGCAGCTGGTGCAGGTGGCGCACCGGGTCACCACCGACCGGTGGACCGAGCGACCCGAGCTGGAGAGCGACGACCTCGGCCGGCTGATGTGGGACCGACTGCGGGCCCGCGGGCGGACGGCGGACACCGGCCGGGCCACCTGCTCCTGGACCCGCCACCCCGGCCAGCGATCGGCCGCGCTGCGGGAGTCGCGGGACGGCGGGCTCAACGTCTTCCGCAGCCGCTACCGGGTGCGCGAGCCGCTGCGCTTCGCCTCCTCGGACGGCGGGGAGGTCGACGAGGTCGCCCGCTACGCGCGGTTCCGGTCGCGGTCGTACCCGCCGGCGGCGGACGGGCTGTCGGTGCTGGTGGTCGGCGAGCTGGCGCTCAACCCGGAGCGGGTGCTGACGCTGGCCGGGCGCGGGCACTCCCTCACCGGGCTGTGGACCACGAACGGCCTGGGCGACTCGACCGTGGGCCCGCTGCCGTTCGGGCACGTCCCCGACCTCGACCGCGACCGCTGGCGGTCCGCGGTGGCCGAGCTGGCGCCCGACGTCGTGTGGGCGCAGCTGAACTGGCGAGCGGTGCCCCTCGCGCACGCGGTCCAGTCGGCGTTCCCGCAGCTGCCGTTCGTGTGGACGTTCAAGGAGGCGCCGCAGCGCAGCACCGTCCGCGGCGAGTGGCCGCTGCTGGCCGAGCTGGTGTGCCGCGCCGACGCGTCGCTGTTCGCCACCGAGGAGGAGCGCGACTGGTTCGCCCTGGCACTGTCCGGCCGGGTCGACCCGGCCCGGCTCGGTGTGCTGGACGGCGACCTGCCCCCGCGCGACTGGCTCGACGCCCCGCGCTCGCCCCGGCTCTCCGACCGCGACGGCCAGCCGCACACCGTCGTCGCGGGCCGGCCGTCCGGGCTCGACCTCGACTGGGTGCTGGCGCTCGCCGCGCGCGGCGTGCACACCCACCTGTACGGGCAGGTGCGCGCGCCGGGTCCCAAGGGGTCGTGGACCGGCTGGCTGGACGCCGCGCTCGCCGCCGCGCCGGGCTTCGTGCACGTGCACCCGCCGGTGGGGCCGGAGGCCTGGGTGCGCGAGCTGTCGCGGTACGACGCCGGGTGGCTGCACCGCTTCGACAGCGCCAACGACGGCGACCTGCGGCGGGCGACCTGGGACGACCTCAACTCCCCCGCCCGGCTGCCGGTCTACCTGGCCGCCGGGCTGCCACTGCTGCAGCAGGCGAACCCGGGGTCGCTGGTGTCGGTGGAGCGGGTGCTGCGCCGGGACGGCACCGGGCTGTTCTACCGGGACGCCGACGACGTGGCCGCCGTCCTGGCCGGTGAGCTGGCCTCGCGGCGGGGTGCGGCGGCGGCGCTGGCGGTGCGGGAGCAGCACACCTTCGACGCGCACGCCGATCGCGTCGTGGACCTGTTCCGGTCGGTCGCCCGCTGA
- a CDS encoding glycosyltransferase, with protein sequence MRPVHVLRLCSVFEPVRVDGRSARYDPIGGMQNHTATLTRCLDAQGHAQTVVTSRLAGRRGVTRLGRSAVVHRTGLPVPRLRQLWALDALRVALRRPARPVDVVHAHQGEDLATLPLARLAARRHRCPLVVTVHCSVGHTLTGRGPRTRLLRALGGAVERSALRRADAVVVLTDRTAAALAADGVPAERVSTIPSGFDPRLFAGSSPDAFPSARRPRIGYVGRLAPQKRADRLVEAFGRMREPASLVVVGDGPDRERVHALAAGHPRVHLSGFVEHTAVPAVLASLDVLVLPSAYEEMGSVLTEALASGLPVVASDVGGIPEVVHHGVTGLLVPPGDVDALAAALDRLAADAGLRARLAAGARARAAEYAWPRLAARVASVYAWVRQEDALEAVA encoded by the coding sequence GTGCGCCCCGTCCACGTGCTGCGGCTGTGCAGCGTGTTCGAGCCCGTGCGGGTCGACGGACGGTCCGCGCGGTACGACCCGATCGGCGGCATGCAGAACCACACCGCCACGCTGACCCGCTGCCTGGACGCCCAGGGGCACGCCCAGACGGTCGTCACCTCGCGGCTGGCCGGCCGGCGCGGCGTCACCCGGCTCGGCCGCTCCGCCGTCGTCCACCGCACCGGCCTGCCGGTGCCACGGCTGCGCCAGCTGTGGGCACTGGACGCGCTGCGCGTCGCCCTGCGGCGGCCCGCCCGGCCCGTCGACGTCGTGCACGCCCACCAGGGCGAGGACCTCGCCACCCTGCCGCTGGCCCGCCTCGCCGCGCGCCGGCACCGCTGCCCGCTGGTGGTGACCGTGCACTGCAGCGTCGGGCACACGCTGACCGGCCGGGGCCCGCGCACCCGCCTGCTGCGGGCGCTCGGCGGGGCGGTCGAGCGCTCCGCGTTGCGCCGGGCCGACGCCGTCGTCGTCCTCACCGACCGGACGGCGGCCGCGCTGGCCGCCGACGGGGTACCGGCGGAGCGGGTCAGCACCATCCCGTCGGGGTTCGACCCGCGCCTGTTCGCCGGCAGCTCCCCCGACGCGTTCCCGTCCGCCCGCCGCCCCCGGATCGGCTACGTCGGCCGGCTCGCCCCGCAGAAGCGCGCCGACCGGCTGGTCGAGGCCTTCGGCCGGATGCGCGAGCCGGCGTCCCTGGTGGTGGTCGGCGACGGCCCGGACCGCGAGCGGGTGCACGCGCTGGCGGCCGGCCACCCGCGTGTGCACCTCTCCGGGTTCGTCGAGCACACCGCCGTCCCGGCCGTGCTGGCCTCGCTCGACGTCCTGGTGCTGCCCTCGGCCTACGAGGAGATGGGCTCGGTGCTGACCGAGGCCCTGGCCTCGGGGCTGCCCGTGGTCGCCAGCGACGTCGGCGGCATCCCGGAGGTGGTGCACCACGGCGTCACCGGGCTGCTCGTGCCGCCCGGGGACGTCGACGCGCTGGCCGCCGCACTGGACCGGCTGGCCGCCGACGCCGGGCTGCGCGCCCGGCTGGCGGCGGGGGCGCGGGCCCGGGCCGCCGAGTACGCGTGGCCGCGGCTGGCCGCTCGGGTGGCGTCGGTCTACGCGTGGGTGCGGCAGGAGGACGCGCTGGAGGCGGTGGCGTGA
- a CDS encoding glycosyltransferase family 9 protein, with translation MPQVTALLADPSVRRVALVRLRVGLGDLLCSLPAMRRLRAARPDLAVGLVTWPETAAVVERMGDAVDELLPFPGADDVPDRPPGREPDPATWAAFTAAAAERRFDLALQVYGDRPAANRVTAALGARLVGGFAPTGWTPPPGTEHLHLRYPVHLHEAERHTRLFEHLGLPPAGPPEMAFPSTPADEAEHAATLDRAGLVPGGYAVLHPGASSPTRMWPAERYAAVGDALAADGLAVVVTGGPGERAVGAAVVAAMRAPAVDLTGATSLGGLAALLRDAAVLVGNDTGSAHLAAAVGARSVTVFLPGDPVRWAHRGPRHRALVADVPCAPCPHLVCPIDFRCADSVRPWDVLAAARELVGVVG, from the coding sequence ATGCCGCAGGTGACCGCCCTCCTCGCCGACCCGTCGGTGCGCCGGGTGGCCCTCGTGCGGCTGCGCGTGGGCTTGGGCGACCTGCTCTGCTCCCTGCCCGCGATGCGCCGGCTGCGCGCGGCCCGCCCGGACCTGGCGGTCGGCCTGGTCACCTGGCCCGAGACCGCCGCGGTGGTGGAGCGGATGGGGGACGCCGTCGACGAGCTGCTGCCCTTCCCCGGGGCGGACGACGTCCCCGACCGCCCGCCGGGCCGCGAGCCGGACCCGGCGACGTGGGCGGCGTTCACCGCGGCGGCGGCCGAGCGGCGCTTCGACCTGGCGCTGCAGGTGTACGGCGACCGGCCCGCCGCCAACCGGGTCACCGCCGCCCTGGGCGCCCGGCTGGTGGGCGGCTTCGCCCCGACCGGCTGGACGCCGCCGCCCGGCACGGAACACCTGCACCTGCGCTACCCGGTGCACCTGCACGAGGCCGAGCGGCACACCCGGCTGTTCGAGCACCTCGGCCTGCCGCCGGCCGGCCCGCCCGAGATGGCCTTCCCGTCCACGCCCGCCGACGAGGCCGAGCACGCGGCGACGCTGGACCGCGCGGGTCTGGTGCCCGGCGGCTACGCCGTCCTGCACCCAGGCGCCTCGTCCCCGACCCGCATGTGGCCGGCGGAGCGGTATGCCGCGGTGGGCGACGCGCTGGCCGCCGACGGGCTGGCCGTCGTCGTCACCGGCGGCCCGGGGGAGCGGGCGGTCGGGGCGGCGGTGGTCGCCGCGATGCGGGCCCCGGCGGTCGACCTGACCGGCGCGACCAGCCTCGGCGGGCTGGCCGCGCTGCTGCGCGACGCCGCGGTGCTGGTCGGCAACGACACCGGCTCGGCGCACCTGGCCGCCGCCGTCGGCGCCCGCAGCGTCACCGTCTTCCTGCCCGGCGACCCGGTCCGCTGGGCGCACCGAGGGCCGCGGCACCGCGCGCTGGTGGCCGACGTGCCCTGCGCGCCCTGCCCGCACCTGGTCTGCCCGATCGACTTCCGCTGCGCCGACTCGGTGCGGCCCTGGGACGTGCTCGCCGCGGCCCGCGAGCTGGTCGGTGTCGTCGGGTGA
- a CDS encoding glycosyltransferase, giving the protein MCDSENWGGAEVYLTSLLRRAGDQGWTASLVCAEPLAGRFTPFVPPGRLAVVPLARHTGAAPAVSAALAAQRPDVVLVNLVDPGSNAAAVAAALEVAPTVGVLHLPGDAGAGEFRARLAGLYGAMAAVLTPAAGAREQLVADLAVPADRVHVVPNGVDLPADPAGPAGRAVPRVGGLGRLTAQKGFDVLIDAVRSLTDAGVPVEVVVGGEGRDGDRLRAAAAGLPITFCGFVDDVRGFLAGLDLFCLSSRQEALPLVLLEAMAEGLPCVATDVGDVAVAVGRDAVVVPPGDAGALAAALAGLLADPAARAELGRRARARATDAFDADLMARRTSAVLARAAGVPATGTGNARGRES; this is encoded by the coding sequence GTGTGCGACTCCGAGAACTGGGGCGGTGCCGAGGTCTACCTCACCTCCCTGCTGCGCCGCGCCGGCGACCAGGGCTGGACGGCGTCGCTGGTCTGTGCCGAGCCGCTGGCCGGCCGCTTCACGCCGTTCGTGCCGCCCGGCCGGCTGGCCGTCGTCCCGCTGGCCCGGCACACCGGCGCGGCACCGGCGGTGTCGGCCGCGCTGGCCGCGCAGCGCCCGGACGTGGTGCTGGTCAACCTCGTCGACCCCGGCTCCAACGCCGCGGCGGTGGCGGCGGCCCTCGAGGTCGCGCCCACGGTCGGCGTCCTGCACCTGCCGGGCGACGCCGGCGCGGGGGAGTTCCGCGCGCGCCTGGCCGGGCTGTACGGCGCGATGGCCGCCGTCCTCACCCCGGCCGCCGGTGCGCGGGAGCAGCTGGTAGCCGACCTGGCGGTGCCGGCCGACCGGGTGCACGTCGTCCCGAACGGCGTCGACCTGCCCGCCGATCCGGCCGGACCGGCCGGGCGGGCGGTGCCGCGGGTCGGCGGGCTGGGCCGGCTGACCGCGCAGAAGGGCTTCGACGTGCTGATCGACGCCGTCCGGTCGCTGACCGACGCCGGCGTGCCGGTCGAGGTGGTGGTCGGCGGCGAGGGGCGCGACGGCGACCGGCTGCGCGCCGCGGCCGCGGGTCTGCCGATCACCTTCTGCGGCTTCGTCGACGACGTGCGCGGCTTCCTCGCCGGGCTCGACCTGTTCTGCCTGTCCTCCCGCCAGGAGGCGCTGCCCCTGGTGCTGCTGGAGGCCATGGCCGAGGGCCTGCCGTGCGTGGCCACCGACGTGGGGGACGTCGCGGTCGCCGTCGGCCGGGACGCCGTGGTCGTCCCGCCCGGGGACGCCGGAGCGCTCGCCGCCGCCCTCGCCGGCCTGCTCGCGGACCCGGCCGCGCGCGCGGAGCTGGGACGGCGGGCGCGGGCCCGGGCGACCGACGCCTTCGACGCCGATCTCATGGCCCGCCGGACGTCCGCCGTCCTCGCCCGGGCGGCGGGTGTGCCCGCGACCGGCACGGGGAACGCCCGGGGGCGAGAGAGTTGA
- a CDS encoding NADP-dependent succinic semialdehyde dehydrogenase — translation MAIATVNPATGETLQTFEPLSDEAVEERIARAAAAFDSYRLTTPQQRAVWLRAAADVLDADAKSVAELMTTEMGKTLASAQAEVGKCAKALRYYAEHGEQMLQPQPADAQAVGAVEAYVVHQPLGVVLAVMPWNFPLWQVMRFAAPALMAGNVGLLKHASNVPQTALYLEELFRKAGFPDDVFQTLLIGSGAVERVLRDDRVVAATLTGSNAAGQAVATVAGDALKKTVLELGGSDPFIVMPSADLDRAAEVAVTARCQNNGQSCIAAKRFFVHADVAEEFTRLFAEKMAALTVGDPMDEGTKVGPLATESGREDVERYMADAVEKGATVVTGGKRVDRPGWFYEPTLVTEVTPEMGIWSEEVFGPVAALHTVADLDEAIRLANEHVYGLGSNLWSEDQGERLRFIRDIQSGMAFVNGMTTSYPELPFGGVKQSGYGRELTEVGMYEFCNAKTVWIGPPSSQQGEGDTAAAASE, via the coding sequence ATGGCCATCGCCACGGTCAACCCCGCAACCGGCGAGACGCTCCAGACCTTCGAGCCGCTGTCCGACGAGGCCGTCGAGGAGCGGATCGCCCGGGCCGCTGCCGCCTTCGACAGTTACCGGCTGACCACCCCGCAGCAGCGGGCCGTCTGGCTGCGGGCCGCCGCCGACGTGCTGGACGCCGACGCCAAGAGCGTCGCGGAGCTGATGACCACCGAGATGGGCAAGACGCTGGCCTCGGCGCAGGCGGAGGTCGGCAAGTGCGCCAAGGCGCTGCGCTACTACGCCGAGCACGGCGAGCAGATGCTGCAGCCCCAGCCGGCCGACGCGCAGGCGGTCGGCGCGGTCGAGGCCTACGTCGTGCACCAGCCGCTGGGTGTGGTGCTGGCGGTCATGCCGTGGAACTTCCCGCTGTGGCAGGTGATGCGGTTCGCCGCCCCGGCGCTCATGGCCGGCAACGTCGGGCTGCTCAAGCACGCGTCCAACGTGCCGCAGACGGCGCTGTACCTGGAGGAGCTGTTCCGCAAGGCCGGCTTCCCCGACGACGTCTTCCAGACCCTGCTCATCGGGTCCGGTGCGGTCGAGCGGGTGCTCCGCGACGACCGGGTGGTGGCCGCGACGCTGACCGGCAGCAACGCGGCCGGTCAGGCGGTGGCCACGGTCGCCGGGGACGCGCTGAAGAAGACCGTGCTGGAGCTGGGCGGGTCGGACCCGTTCATCGTCATGCCCTCGGCCGACCTGGACCGGGCCGCGGAGGTCGCGGTCACCGCTCGCTGCCAGAACAACGGGCAGAGCTGCATCGCCGCGAAGCGCTTCTTCGTGCACGCCGACGTCGCCGAGGAGTTCACCCGGCTGTTCGCCGAGAAGATGGCCGCCCTGACCGTGGGCGACCCGATGGACGAGGGGACCAAGGTCGGCCCGCTGGCCACCGAGTCCGGCCGGGAGGACGTCGAGCGCTACATGGCCGACGCCGTCGAGAAGGGCGCCACCGTCGTCACCGGCGGGAAGCGGGTCGACCGGCCCGGCTGGTTCTACGAGCCGACCCTGGTGACCGAGGTGACCCCGGAGATGGGCATCTGGTCGGAGGAGGTGTTCGGCCCGGTCGCCGCACTGCACACCGTGGCCGACCTCGACGAGGCGATCCGGCTGGCCAACGAGCACGTCTACGGCCTGGGCTCCAACCTGTGGAGCGAGGACCAGGGGGAGCGGCTGCGGTTCATCCGCGACATCCAGTCGGGCATGGCGTTCGTCAACGGGATGACCACCAGCTACCCGGAGCTGCCCTTCGGCGGGGTCAAGCAGAGCGGCTACGGCCGGGAGCTGACCGAGGTGGGCATGTACGAGTTCTGCAACGCCAAGACCGTCTGGATCGGCCCGCCCAGCAGCCAGCAGGGCGAGGGGGACACCGCGGCGGCCGCGTCCGAGTGA